In the genome of Massilibacillus massiliensis, one region contains:
- a CDS encoding helix-turn-helix domain-containing protein gives MTQKQYDSFYSNDMKIIQQSDDCTIYAMDSSKTIGTITSYNVFPGIQLTYNDFHTDRCPNHHFSSKNMIEINHCREGRFECEFVNGMYTYLGAGDLAVNTLENNCVTEATFPLSHYHGVSILIDLETADKMVSTVLTDISIDLYHLQNKLCANNTCFIIRAKDSIEHIFSELYTIPDEVKYGYFKLKILELLLFLSIIDTSEQFEKRPYFPKNQVNKVKQIKHFLTQNLEEHFTLEELSNRFTISPTAMKACFKAVYGMPIYTYLRTYRMQTAASMLLRSQDSITIIAGNVGYENPSKFSSAFKSVMHASPSAYRQSN, from the coding sequence ATGACACAAAAACAATATGATTCCTTTTATAGTAACGATATGAAAATAATACAGCAGTCGGACGATTGTACAATTTATGCAATGGACTCTTCTAAAACGATAGGAACGATTACAAGCTATAACGTTTTCCCTGGAATTCAACTGACTTATAATGATTTTCATACCGATAGATGTCCAAATCATCACTTTTCATCAAAAAATATGATAGAAATCAATCACTGCCGAGAAGGTCGTTTTGAATGTGAATTTGTCAATGGGATGTACACATATTTAGGCGCTGGTGATCTCGCCGTTAATACACTGGAAAATAATTGCGTCACAGAAGCTACTTTTCCCTTATCACATTATCATGGCGTATCCATTCTAATCGACCTTGAAACTGCAGACAAAATGGTTTCCACCGTATTAACAGATATTTCGATTGATTTATATCATTTACAGAATAAATTATGTGCAAATAACACCTGTTTTATCATACGAGCAAAAGATTCTATTGAGCATATCTTCTCAGAGCTTTATACAATCCCTGACGAAGTCAAATATGGATATTTTAAATTAAAAATTCTTGAACTTTTGCTTTTTCTCAGCATCATCGATACTTCTGAACAATTTGAAAAACGCCCCTATTTTCCTAAGAATCAAGTAAATAAAGTAAAACAAATCAAACATTTTTTAACACAAAATTTAGAAGAACATTTTACCCTTGAAGAATTATCGAATCGATTTACAATCTCTCCTACTGCAATGAAAGCATGCTTTAAAGCTGTTTACGGAATGCCCATTTATACGTATCTGCGAACTTACCGTATGCAGACAGCGGCTTCTATGTTACTGCGGAGTCAAGACAGCATCACTATAATCGCTGGTAATGTCGGCTATGAAAATCCCAGCAAATTTTCCAGCGCCTTTAAATCTGTTATGCATGCATCTCCCTCCGCTTATCGACAATCCAACTGA
- a CDS encoding N-acetyltransferase, which translates to MITKFSQGEINQIMEIWLDTNITAHHFIPEQYWQDHYNIVKEQYMPIAETFVYKQGGDSQVEGFISIIEKSFIGALFVKKESQGKGIGLNLIEHCKTLYPALELAVYVENEGAVKFYKYCGFAIKVEQMNADSGFREYIMRWEKQ; encoded by the coding sequence ATGATTACGAAATTTTCGCAAGGTGAAATAAATCAAATCATGGAAATTTGGTTAGATACAAATATTACAGCACATCATTTTATTCCGGAGCAATATTGGCAGGATCATTATAATATTGTGAAAGAGCAATATATGCCGATTGCGGAAACCTTTGTTTATAAGCAAGGGGGAGACAGTCAGGTTGAAGGCTTTATCAGTATAATTGAAAAATCTTTTATTGGTGCATTATTTGTAAAAAAGGAATCACAAGGGAAAGGCATTGGATTAAATTTAATCGAGCATTGTAAAACCTTGTATCCGGCATTAGAATTGGCTGTTTATGTGGAAAATGAAGGTGCAGTTAAGTTTTATAAATATTGCGGATTTGCAATAAAAGTTGAGCAGATGAATGCGGATTCCGGGTTTAGAGAATATATTATGCGCTGGGAGAAGCAATAG
- a CDS encoding aspartyl-phosphate phosphatase Spo0E family protein: protein MNYLREKIECLRKKMHITALEKGVSNPEVLKISQELDEVINDFYNDGRNQKVG from the coding sequence GTGAATTATTTAAGAGAAAAAATAGAGTGCTTGCGTAAAAAAATGCATATTACTGCACTCGAAAAAGGTGTATCTAATCCAGAAGTCCTAAAGATTAGTCAAGAGTTGGACGAGGTAATTAATGATTTTTATAACGACGGCCGAAATCAAAAGGTCGGATGA
- a CDS encoding IS256 family transposase yields MARKNSEQEQLAQEIIAKYQPKSVEDMQNALKDIFGPMFQAMLKGELDHHLGYSSNDRGEKESSNRRNGYSQKTLKSSLGSIPIDVPRDRQATFKPQIIPKHRTNVSDIEQKVLAMYARGLSQRDIAATIEDIYGFEISHEQISIITDKILEELDQWQKRPLNAFYPFVFVDCMYVTIRKDYEVKSCAVYTILGYNMDGHKDILGLWINENESKHTWMQIFDELKARGIQDIGFICMDGLSGLEDGAKAIFKDVNVQRCIVHLIRNSIKYVPSKDYKGFTAQLKKVYGASSLKAAIAEFERFKVAWANYPGAVSVWERNFSHIEQLFNYGSAVRKIMYTTNAIESVNSSFRKVTKKGAFPNENAVLKVLYLRVTELYKKWHDRPVLNWSMVRNQLSIDTRIQPIFQKYEQHF; encoded by the coding sequence ATGGCTAGAAAAAACTCTGAACAAGAACAGCTTGCCCAAGAAATTATTGCAAAATATCAACCAAAATCTGTCGAAGATATGCAAAATGCCTTAAAAGATATTTTCGGACCGATGTTCCAAGCAATGCTAAAAGGTGAATTAGATCACCATCTTGGTTATTCAAGTAATGATCGTGGTGAAAAAGAATCCTCAAATCGTCGTAATGGGTATTCACAAAAAACTCTTAAAAGTTCTTTGGGTTCTATTCCAATTGATGTTCCGCGTGATCGTCAAGCGACTTTTAAGCCACAAATTATACCCAAACATAGAACCAATGTATCTGATATTGAGCAAAAAGTTTTAGCGATGTATGCGCGTGGACTCAGTCAACGAGATATAGCCGCAACGATTGAAGATATCTATGGTTTTGAAATATCTCATGAACAAATTTCAATCATCACAGATAAAATATTAGAAGAGCTCGATCAATGGCAAAAACGTCCCTTAAATGCATTCTATCCATTTGTTTTTGTCGACTGCATGTATGTGACAATTCGAAAAGATTATGAAGTTAAGAGTTGCGCAGTTTATACGATTCTTGGGTACAACATGGATGGTCATAAAGATATCTTAGGATTATGGATCAATGAAAATGAAAGTAAGCATACCTGGATGCAAATCTTCGATGAGCTCAAGGCTAGAGGAATACAAGATATCGGATTCATCTGTATGGATGGATTGAGCGGATTAGAAGATGGAGCTAAAGCAATATTTAAAGACGTAAATGTACAGAGATGTATCGTGCATTTAATAAGAAATTCTATAAAATATGTTCCAAGTAAGGACTATAAGGGATTTACAGCCCAGTTAAAGAAAGTATATGGAGCTTCAAGTTTAAAAGCGGCAATTGCGGAATTTGAGCGATTTAAAGTGGCGTGGGCAAACTATCCTGGAGCCGTTAGCGTATGGGAACGGAATTTCTCACATATAGAGCAGCTTTTTAATTACGGTAGTGCAGTGCGAAAGATTATGTACACAACAAATGCCATAGAAAGCGTGAATTCAAGTTTCCGAAAAGTGACAAAAAAAGGAGCGTTTCCAAATGAAAACGCCGTATTGAAAGTATTGTATTTACGAGTTACAGAACTTTATAAAAAATGGCATGATCGCCCAGTTCTCAATTGGTCTATGGTTCGAAACCAACTTTCAATTGATACTAGGATTCAGCCGATTTTTCAAAAATATGAACAACACTTTTAA